The DNA segment TCTAGATAGTGacggatgggcatccgccaatcttcatcgtcttctagctcttcgatgaccataatctgatcggcttCGAATGTTGGTGAcgaccttatttccaaattacatgccttttgactccatgggtCTCTACTCGCTGCTGCCTTTGCCAACTCATCAGCCTTTATGTTctggcctcttggaacatgcaccatctcccagacgactcctttatgtgttaactcctgcgtcaatctgccgacAACCTGATGGTACTTGACcagatcctcctgtttcactagataattttttgtgatctgatttatcataagtttagagtcgctatagattaccactctttccggcataagttcattaagcaacttcaatccgcatatcattgctttaTACTCCGCGGCATTGTTGGTAGTTTTGAATGTTAACcgtgccgcatagtacaggcgaataacatcCGGACCCTTAATGGCGACTCCtagtccagctccatctgcggataatgccccatctgtgaacatactccactcttctttttgtgcctttggacattcgtTTTCATCCCatgtgaactcattcacgaaatcggcaagtacctgactttttagagctggtcttccttcgtagcgaatatcgaactctcccaagcgaattgaccactccattaatcggccggatgcgtcaggtttctgtaatacctttcgcattggaattccagttctcacaatgatagtatgcgcctgaaagtatggctttaacctagccgccgtggttatcaccgcgagggccattttgtctaacctcgaatatcgaagttctgcgtccttcaagactttactcacgtagtacaccggatattgttgcccttcttcttcccgTACCATTATGGTGCATATCGTcgtgctggtgacggatacataaagaaataaatcttctccatcctctggcctgctcattaagggcggataacatagtagtcgttttatcccctcgaatgcttcttgacaatctggtgtccattcaaaggacttagattttttgatggcattgtagaaaggtagacatcttctagccgagcatgatatgaaccgccctaatgccaccaaccgcccattgagtcgttgtacttctcttatattcctcggtgtcttcatctccatcactactttaaccttctcaggattcgcctcaactcccttgccactaacaatgaaacccaagaacttccctgctcttgctccaaacgtgcatttctctgggttcaatttgaggccatatttgatcagcacttccaggatttctttaatatcctgcgggtggtcttgcatcttcttgcttttaatgatcatgtcatctacatagatcgagaagttctcgccggatttgtctgaaaatattttgttcatcatccgttgataggttgctccagcatttttcagtccaaagggcatcaccttgaagcaataagttgcctgatgagttatgaatgacgtcttgatctcatccgccttctccattgggatctggtggtaactggatttcacatcggtgaacgataaagcttcaaatcctgcagtcccatctaccaatatatcaatgttaggtagcggatacatatccttcggacaagctttattcagatctttgaagtctacgcacatcctgtacgttccatttggctttttgactagcaccacattggctagccactccggataggtgacttctcgaattgcatctgattttagcaaatccgccactgctttttcaatcgccttctgcctctctggagcatgtcctctctttttctgtcgtactggggttgcacttttgtccacattcaaacgatgtgtCGCTATTTCTGGGCTTATccccttcagcacttcatttggagcggcgaatgccgactcgcactGGATCAACACAtcagtaatggctttcttcgtttcctctggaagtcctgccgctatccgtacattcttgtcattggagatggcgaatagttctgtttctcctaacgcttcagccggcaacttctcatcaactttatcctcttcatctggctttggttcaagtgacaatgtataagcttgttgagatataagttgatcTCCCTCAACAacgactcgcccttggtgtgttggcaaatgcaacGTCAAATGCCTCATTGAAATGAGCAACTCCatttccgataggaacggacgccccaggaTTATATTATaagccaatgggagatcaacaattgcgaactccagatcacctcgccattttagatttttaTCACCCATTTCtatctccaacaccacctgtccacttgtttgagatgattgacctccaaaaccagttacatccatgaacgtatgttctactcgctcgtcgttaattcccaatttgttgaatgcagttcgagtaataacattgcaagaactgcctgtatcgataaggacccgcttaacgtcccatccttcaatggccaccgtaatcaccaacgcatctgcatgcggctccgtgattcgtgcaaatgagtaattgagggcatcctccctactcgtgttgctttttcgctgttcacggcgagccctttttgttggaggctcatagatcccgcctgctatcacgttaatcactccttttttctgcttcttttctggtctTACTTCTACCTCACGCGGAAGTGTTACCTTTTCATCCATCGTTTCTTTTCTaacgaattgactcagtttgcctctctcaatcagcttttcaatctccctcttcagttcgtagcaatcattcgtgtcatggccgttcaatctgtggaacctgcaatatttgttaggatatcgccccaaactagttCGACCTTTCGtctcaggaaactgcacatctttcttcagggggttcttttcaatccacagtaacacctcatggcgagtCGTATTCAATGGCGTTTGATATCCTCCTCCCTGGAAGGAGCGATCGCCCTtccgaacaaaattacccttggactgggtttgattttgatggcgccgattgtccgaagcgGATCTAgtggcatctctttctcgccgggtttgagctctatgttccctgttgacatcatccacttccatgaactcctttgctatcttcatgagttcggccactgtgcgtggcttgttgcggatgatttcctcccgcatgctccaatctgtggttccatccgccattatattgcggatgctcacgatatccgggttctgtagccgcaccagaatatcattgaaggctacaacaaattcccttagggaattgtaatttctctgtttgatctctttcagctgtctatccgtcacatctgctgctttacagcccatgaactttgcacagaaatcacgactgtattgagtccagttgtgaatagattcagtaggtagagaccgaaaccaatcggatgctgcaccgcccaaagtggtcgagaacaatcggcaaattatgctttcgctggctcctgcaacatccatcaaCTCCCTATAGTTTCTGACATgtgcctcagggtcagaatttggatccccatagtatttaggtatcgccggcgcttttattctgtgatctggaataaactcccgcaacgatggggcaaaaggcgaatcactctgcaccactgctctcgccctaggcgtgtaccccattcgctccatcatgcttcgcagttgatcttccaattcagtattgggttcccgtcgaacttcttccatccgctgctggtgaattctgggtgacaTCCACCTGCCATACTGTGTCGACATTTGTTCTCGCTGTGGGTCTAACCGctgtccagttataggatcaaagttccaagtgtgctccCGCCCAGACATATTCATTCCAGACAtcatcaactctgaatgtcTGTGGACAAAGGGCTCCGTTTGTTGTAGAGGAAGAATTCCTTGCATTCCTGACATCGgctgggatgtttgccaggtcggatggatcgtcataataggatcttggtgcgagtagttgcctggatggctgtgtgggttcatgcgactactctgacccatCCGATTTGTCTCTCGAGATGATtgcggaagcgcagatatggcaggaatagtcggtgattgtgtcgAGATGACACcgggttcttgaggagcagccgctaCGGCGGTATTGTGATCAGCGATTGCAGTTAACAAACTAATCACTCGATCTCCAGCtgcttggctcatattcgaagccaagacttgtcctgccatctgtatgaaatcgctattggacatctccctTTCAGTTTGCACCtggacctccaataatggactcaactgTCCCGAAGGATTCGACGAGCTAGgtaccacaggctgtgtactcgtAGGCTGCGAATTCACAGTCCGCGGAcctcttgagttcatactagttgatctggttgtaactccggtcgttcgtgatggttctgacatgttctttgtgtacctttacCCATAtattggtaaaaaaggtccacgctcaccgcaccaatgataacttgtcgGATTTAATTCGATGgtcctcgtcgtagttacctgcaaaacaaaaccggagacaggatctccgggaaaactctccgacaatcaagtcagttttatgtggaaGGCTAGTAGATTGATAATAGTATTGAGGGAAAAATGTCAACATACCTCCACATTTGCTTTCATGTCCCTTTTATAAGTAtctctaggtaaccgccgagggcggttactctttctgtgccacgtcccttacgtggccaCCAACGTGGTTTCGTTTGTTTGAGTGGGAGGTTTAATGCCctgttaggatttcggggcggttatccgctttacccgcttcctttattaggagcccatttgatcttgaaccatgggcctaagtataggttgggcccgtgtttatgattcggcccggtttggcttcgcggctCATCACACCCAAATTTCCAAATTCATGAATCCATTGTGTGAGCAATGGCAAGTTTTGTTGGTCTATGAGTTTAAGGCCAATTACCTCCTCAAAAACACCAACATAATAAGCAATCCAACCCACAGCAAGATCCAATGCTCCAACTTTTTCTCCTCCAAAGTATTTCTTTCCTTCTAGTTCTTCCAACTTCTTCAAATTATCCATTGCTTCTGATATTGCTTCTTCTTGCTCTTTTCCTTCCTTCACCAGGACTCCAAATGCCATTGATTGTAACACCTACAAAAGGGAAgagattaaattaattagaattatcAATTTTTACTATATTTATATCATGTAACACTATACAATAATACCTTTTCGAAAAGTGGCTTTACCTTATCATCACCAAATTTAGCCCAAAATCGAACTTTGGCTCGGTGAAGAGGATCTTGAGGCATTAGAGGATATTGGTTCCATGTTTCATCGACATATTCGAGAATAACAAGTGATTCACAAATGGGGTTTCCATGATGAACAAGAACTGGGACTTTCTTGTAAACAGGATTGTATTGCTGAAGCATAGAGCTCTTGTTTGAGAGATCTTCAAATATTGTATCATACTCTATTCCTTTCAATTTCAGTGCCCAAATTACTCTTAGTGGAAATGGACTCGACCATGTCCTGAAAACCTTTACTTTTTCTCCCATTTTGTGTGTGTTTTCATCTCAAAAATTCACTGCCATTTATAGACAGATGTTGATTTCATTATTGTCACTACTTTTTTCctttgtttattttaatttgttatgGCCCATAATGCGCAAGAGATGACGATATTTAGTAGCTACAGTATTGATCACATGCAGCTTAACGAGCATGTGTAAtttgggaggtcacctataag comes from the Euphorbia lathyris chromosome 5, ddEupLath1.1, whole genome shotgun sequence genome and includes:
- the LOC136231188 gene encoding glutathione transferase GST 23-like, yielding MGEKVKVFRTWSSPFPLRVIWALKLKGIEYDTIFEDLSNKSSMLQQYNPVYKKVPVLVHHGNPICESLVILEYVDETWNQYPLMPQDPLHRAKVRFWAKFGDDKVLQSMAFGVLVKEGKEQEEAISEAMDNLKKLEELEGKKYFGGEKVGALDLAVGWIAYYVGVFEEVIGLKLIDQQNLPLLTQWIHEFGNLGGVIKESWPPFDKLVSKFAALRDSHISKPTAK